The Streptomyces sp. NBC_01244 genome contains a region encoding:
- a CDS encoding glycoside hydrolase 5 family protein, producing the protein MHDGNAASAPAPVPASAPARALRFGANYTPTRGWFHHWLDFDLDEVEADLDSIAGLGLDHVRVFPLWPVFQPNRTLIRPRAVEQLVALADAAADRGLDVNVDGLQGHLSSFDFLPAWTGTWHRRNIFSDPQVVAGQEEYLRTLAAALADRPNFLGMTVGNEINQFSDDPHPSPDRITQEQAGRWLERMLAACESGAPGRMHLHAEYDAAWYQDGHPFTVAQAARLGAATAVHSWVFNGTAQRHGRTGTATEHHAAYLIELSKAWARDPHRPVWLQEVGAPAPLIQPEHAASFTEATVANALDCPGLWGVTWWCSHDVSRELADFPELEYGLGLLTNDRRTKPAGRVIAEITEEWRGREHRPAVRSTALAVDVGGAESAPNRSVCAPGGAFFEAWAALTAQGVRPAVVLAELAGDAEHLAARGITEVLHVSDVPDVPDVSGGT; encoded by the coding sequence ATGCACGACGGCAACGCCGCCTCCGCACCCGCACCGGTTCCCGCCTCCGCACCCGCCCGCGCCCTGCGTTTCGGCGCCAACTACACGCCGACGCGCGGCTGGTTCCACCACTGGCTCGACTTCGACCTCGACGAGGTCGAGGCCGACCTCGACTCGATCGCCGGCCTCGGCCTGGACCACGTACGGGTCTTCCCGCTGTGGCCGGTGTTCCAGCCGAACCGGACGCTGATCCGGCCGCGCGCCGTCGAGCAGCTCGTCGCCCTCGCCGACGCGGCCGCCGACCGCGGGCTCGACGTCAACGTGGACGGGCTCCAGGGGCACCTGTCGAGCTTCGACTTCCTGCCCGCGTGGACCGGCACCTGGCACCGGCGCAACATCTTCAGCGATCCGCAGGTCGTCGCCGGGCAGGAGGAGTACCTGCGCACGCTGGCCGCCGCCCTCGCCGACCGGCCGAACTTCCTGGGCATGACGGTCGGCAACGAGATCAACCAGTTCTCCGACGATCCGCACCCCTCCCCCGACCGGATCACCCAGGAGCAGGCCGGGCGCTGGCTGGAGCGGATGCTCGCCGCATGCGAGTCGGGCGCGCCGGGCCGCATGCACCTGCACGCCGAGTACGACGCCGCCTGGTACCAGGACGGCCACCCCTTCACCGTGGCCCAGGCGGCCCGTCTGGGCGCCGCGACCGCCGTGCACTCCTGGGTGTTCAACGGCACCGCCCAGCGGCACGGCCGGACCGGTACGGCGACCGAGCACCACGCCGCGTACCTGATCGAGCTCTCCAAGGCCTGGGCCCGCGATCCGCACCGGCCGGTCTGGCTCCAGGAGGTGGGCGCGCCCGCGCCGCTGATCCAGCCCGAGCACGCGGCCTCCTTCACCGAGGCGACCGTGGCGAACGCCCTGGACTGCCCCGGCCTGTGGGGCGTGACCTGGTGGTGCTCGCACGACGTGTCGCGGGAGCTCGCGGACTTCCCCGAGCTGGAGTACGGGCTCGGCCTGCTCACCAACGACCGCCGGACCAAGCCCGCCGGCCGGGTGATCGCCGAGATCACCGAGGAGTGGCGGGGCCGCGAGCACCGCCCGGCGGTCCGCTCGACCGCGCTCGCCGTGGACGTAGGCGGCGCCGAGTCCGCGCCGAACCGCTCGGTGTGCGCCCCCGGCGGGGCGTTCTTCGAGGCCTGGGCGGCGCTCACCGCCCAGGGGGTCCGGCCCGCCGTGGTCCTGGCGGAGCTGGCCGGGGACGCGGAGCACCTGGCCGCCCGCGGCATCACCGAGGTACTGCACGTGTCCGACGTGCCCGACGTGCCCGACGTCTCCGGCGGGACCTGA
- a CDS encoding NEW3 domain-containing protein: MDSGITVTSVTTPALFGGPPETPSQIVRIRIRRARPAGPLHVAVHGDGITTPHLRIVRADTAEAYAGTDARADLAGSGPRPAPESTVEVAVRTPGSAPGTLLPATVRVATPDGRPLAEHPFGLVVAEPGWTVRLVPHFHYDPMWWNTQAAYTALWDAPPKAGEAERGWEYTGVPAFTLIPLHLQQAREDPAYRFVLSEVDYLKPYWDTHPAERAELRALIAEGRLEIVGGTYNEPSTNLTSAETTIRSAVHGLALHRGTLGADPRTAWQLDVFGHDPSFPALMAGAGLDSAVLARGPHHQWGPMMDTWGDELRAPAAMQLPAEYEWIAPGGEGLLLHYLPAHYSAGWFSHRAPDAEAAAEQLLDLYELLRTAAATKNVLIPMGTDFSWPHRWGLDVQHAWNRRYCWPRMEHTGPRAHFDAVRAELAARGEQPLPVTREMGPVYTGKDVTYADVKQAHRAAENLLEQAETFTALACAEGLTSYPAQTLSKAWRHLLHAAHHDAVTGTFSDQVYLDLLPTWREARELAAGVREEALAALTAAADTRGPGPLAVTVHNPVSWTRTDLVRTRVELAALGLAEDRDARLITVLDEAGRGAPVHVEAVAGGTAELAFLAREVPALGHRTWWLATCETPLSGGWEPAPGHAVQNEFLRAEADPARGGGLARLLDRRTGQEILTPGEVDELVVQEEYDKHPYFEEGPWHLLPKGPGTGSGAGPAASCRAERGPLGSRIVATGRTGPVRWTRTTTLWDGLDRAELTTTVHAFEGSDQLLRLRIPADVPGALPVAETAASAVGRGFAFPEADTGADHTRAPWTLDSPCLNWFALSAPMTGPGGRALGAAEIVLPDADTPAGLRELVTALGRHGVTATPTRAAGPRWGDLAVDSSLPDFRIALGGPEDNPFTAALLESAGPAHEKALRDALREHGQVWVAARAGLRTLWSPGCDLTGLRDLPVLVHAGPPARLARAVAASGRIDAPAPAGGAPAPAGEEGAHESAYPHEAAYPHEEPYADRTVGILVRGTPGFAVDTAGRLHSTLMRSCTGRPSGAWMDPPRRTAPDGSSFQLQHWTHVFEHALVAGSGDWRAVDLVRRGREFNKPLTAVTAAPAEGPRPPARSLLGVEPADRVLIETVKRAEGSGDRRELAVRLRETHGRPVMAEILWPTDPAAEADLLDRPTGFFEGQVQGAATTTLLLLTESGMPPRQDEREPHQPVFSRYWLHNTGTAPLGDAPYTVTCDGIPAGATVTLAAHGQADGGPAGLEVRAPEGWTTSWTRQRPGLPPGGHVSYPLTVEPAAGAEPGEHLVRILATTPAGTFEDVLTVTVPGGPAGAPAGLWVAAPEPAVTVAPGGRALVRARIGSTGIRTGLTGQAYAVSPFGTWEMTAPAALPVEVPADGEARAVFELRPPLCTPAGEYWVVVKAVCQGRIAYGPAIAVHVSEG; this comes from the coding sequence ATGGACAGCGGAATTACCGTCACGTCGGTCACCACCCCGGCCCTCTTCGGCGGCCCGCCGGAAACCCCCTCGCAGATCGTCCGGATCCGCATCCGCAGAGCCCGCCCGGCCGGCCCGTTGCACGTGGCGGTGCACGGAGACGGCATCACCACCCCGCACCTCCGCATCGTGCGGGCCGACACCGCCGAGGCCTACGCCGGCACCGATGCCCGCGCCGATCTGGCCGGGTCCGGCCCCCGGCCCGCCCCGGAGTCCACCGTCGAGGTCGCCGTCCGGACCCCGGGCTCCGCCCCCGGGACCCTCCTGCCCGCCACCGTCCGCGTCGCCACCCCCGACGGGCGGCCGCTCGCCGAGCACCCCTTCGGCCTGGTCGTCGCCGAGCCCGGCTGGACCGTCCGCCTGGTCCCGCACTTCCACTACGACCCCATGTGGTGGAACACCCAGGCCGCCTACACCGCCCTCTGGGACGCCCCGCCGAAGGCCGGCGAGGCCGAGCGCGGCTGGGAGTACACCGGCGTCCCGGCCTTCACCCTGATCCCGCTCCACCTCCAGCAGGCGCGCGAGGACCCGGCGTACCGCTTCGTGCTCTCCGAGGTCGACTACCTCAAGCCCTACTGGGACACCCACCCCGCCGAACGCGCCGAGCTGCGCGCACTGATCGCCGAAGGCCGCTTGGAGATCGTCGGCGGCACCTACAACGAGCCCTCCACCAACCTCACCTCCGCCGAGACCACCATCCGCTCCGCCGTCCACGGGCTCGCCCTGCACCGCGGCACCCTCGGAGCCGACCCGCGCACCGCCTGGCAGCTCGACGTCTTCGGCCACGACCCCTCCTTCCCCGCCCTGATGGCCGGCGCCGGACTCGACTCCGCCGTCCTCGCCCGCGGGCCCCACCACCAGTGGGGCCCGATGATGGACACCTGGGGCGACGAGCTGCGCGCCCCGGCCGCCATGCAGCTGCCCGCCGAGTACGAGTGGATCGCCCCCGGCGGGGAGGGCCTGCTCCTGCACTACCTGCCCGCGCACTACTCCGCCGGCTGGTTCTCCCACCGGGCACCGGACGCCGAGGCCGCCGCCGAACAGCTGCTGGACCTGTACGAGCTGCTGCGCACCGCCGCCGCGACGAAGAACGTCCTGATCCCGATGGGCACCGACTTCTCCTGGCCGCACCGCTGGGGCTTGGACGTACAGCACGCCTGGAACCGCCGCTACTGCTGGCCCCGCATGGAACACACCGGCCCGCGCGCCCACTTCGACGCCGTCCGCGCCGAACTCGCGGCGCGCGGCGAGCAACCCCTCCCGGTCACCCGGGAGATGGGCCCGGTCTACACCGGCAAGGACGTCACCTACGCCGACGTGAAACAGGCGCACCGGGCCGCCGAGAACCTCCTCGAACAGGCCGAGACCTTCACCGCCCTCGCTTGCGCCGAAGGCCTGACCTCCTACCCCGCGCAGACCCTGTCCAAGGCCTGGCGCCACCTGCTGCACGCAGCCCACCACGACGCCGTCACCGGGACCTTCTCCGACCAGGTGTACCTCGACCTGCTCCCCACCTGGCGCGAGGCCCGCGAACTGGCCGCCGGCGTACGGGAGGAGGCGCTCGCCGCGCTCACCGCCGCGGCCGACACCCGCGGCCCCGGACCGCTCGCCGTGACCGTGCACAACCCGGTCTCGTGGACCCGCACCGACCTGGTCCGCACCCGCGTCGAGCTGGCGGCGCTCGGCCTCGCCGAGGACCGTGACGCCCGTCTGATCACCGTCCTGGACGAAGCGGGCCGCGGGGCGCCCGTGCACGTCGAGGCCGTCGCCGGCGGGACCGCCGAACTGGCCTTCCTCGCCCGGGAGGTGCCCGCGCTCGGCCACCGCACCTGGTGGCTGGCCACCTGCGAAACGCCGCTCTCCGGCGGCTGGGAGCCGGCGCCGGGGCATGCCGTCCAGAACGAGTTCCTGCGCGCCGAGGCAGATCCCGCGCGCGGCGGCGGCCTGGCCCGGCTGCTGGACCGGCGCACCGGGCAGGAGATCCTCACCCCCGGCGAGGTGGACGAGCTCGTCGTGCAGGAGGAGTACGACAAGCACCCCTACTTCGAAGAGGGCCCCTGGCACCTGCTGCCCAAGGGCCCGGGCACCGGTTCGGGCGCCGGGCCCGCCGCGTCCTGCCGCGCCGAGCGCGGGCCGCTCGGTTCGCGCATCGTGGCCACCGGGCGGACCGGGCCCGTGCGCTGGACCCGGACCACCACCCTGTGGGACGGCCTGGACCGGGCGGAACTCACCACGACGGTGCACGCCTTCGAAGGCTCCGACCAGTTGCTGCGGCTGCGGATCCCGGCGGACGTGCCCGGGGCGCTGCCCGTCGCCGAGACCGCGGCGTCCGCGGTGGGGCGCGGGTTCGCCTTTCCCGAGGCGGACACCGGGGCCGACCACACCCGGGCCCCCTGGACCCTGGACAGCCCCTGTCTGAACTGGTTCGCGCTGTCGGCGCCGATGACCGGCCCGGGCGGCCGGGCCCTGGGCGCGGCGGAGATCGTCCTCCCGGACGCGGACACCCCCGCGGGACTGCGCGAGCTGGTCACCGCCCTCGGCCGGCACGGGGTCACCGCGACCCCGACCCGGGCGGCCGGGCCGCGCTGGGGCGACCTGGCGGTGGACAGCAGCCTGCCCGACTTCCGCATCGCACTCGGCGGCCCCGAGGACAACCCCTTCACCGCGGCGCTGCTGGAGTCGGCCGGTCCCGCCCACGAGAAGGCCCTGCGAGACGCCCTACGAGAACACGGGCAGGTCTGGGTAGCGGCCCGAGCGGGGCTCCGCACGCTCTGGAGCCCCGGCTGCGATCTGACGGGCCTGCGGGACCTGCCGGTCCTGGTCCACGCCGGGCCCCCGGCGCGACTCGCCCGGGCCGTCGCCGCGTCGGGCCGGATCGACGCCCCGGCTCCGGCGGGCGGAGCCCCGGCTCCGGCGGGCGAAGAGGGCGCGCACGAGTCGGCGTACCCGCACGAGGCTGCGTACCCGCACGAGGAGCCGTACGCCGACCGCACCGTCGGGATCCTGGTGCGCGGCACGCCCGGCTTCGCCGTCGACACCGCCGGGCGGCTGCACAGCACCCTGATGCGGTCCTGCACCGGCCGCCCGAGCGGGGCGTGGATGGACCCGCCGAGGCGCACCGCACCCGACGGCAGTTCCTTCCAGCTCCAGCACTGGACCCACGTCTTCGAGCACGCGCTGGTGGCGGGTTCCGGGGACTGGCGGGCGGTGGACCTGGTGCGCCGCGGACGGGAGTTCAACAAGCCGCTCACCGCCGTCACGGCCGCCCCCGCCGAGGGGCCCCGGCCGCCCGCGCGCTCGCTGCTCGGCGTGGAGCCGGCCGACCGGGTGCTGATCGAGACGGTGAAGCGGGCCGAGGGCTCCGGCGACCGGCGCGAACTCGCCGTCCGGCTGCGCGAGACGCACGGCCGCCCGGTGATGGCCGAGATCCTGTGGCCGACGGATCCGGCCGCCGAGGCCGATCTGCTGGACCGCCCCACCGGCTTCTTCGAGGGGCAGGTCCAGGGCGCCGCGACGACCACGCTCCTGCTGCTCACGGAATCCGGCATGCCGCCGCGCCAGGACGAACGGGAGCCGCACCAGCCGGTGTTCAGCCGGTACTGGCTGCACAACACCGGGACCGCCCCGCTCGGCGACGCCCCGTACACCGTGACGTGTGACGGGATCCCCGCCGGGGCGACGGTCACCCTCGCCGCCCACGGGCAGGCGGACGGCGGCCCGGCCGGGCTGGAGGTCCGGGCACCGGAGGGCTGGACCACCTCCTGGACCCGGCAGCGGCCCGGGCTCCCGCCCGGCGGCCACGTCTCCTACCCGCTCACCGTGGAGCCCGCCGCCGGCGCGGAACCCGGCGAACACCTGGTCCGGATCCTCGCCACCACCCCGGCGGGCACCTTCGAGGACGTGCTCACCGTCACCGTGCCCGGCGGCCCGGCCGGAGCCCCGGCCGGGCTGTGGGTGGCCGCGCCGGAGCCCGCCGTCACCGTCGCCCCCGGCGGGCGGGCCCTCGTACGGGCACGGATCGGCTCCACGGGCATCCGTACCGGCCTGACCGGGCAGGCCTACGCCGTCTCGCCGTTCGGCACCTGGGAGATGACGGCCCCCGCCGCCTTGCCCGTCGAGGTCCCGGCGGACGGCGAGGCCCGGGCGGTCTTCGAGCTGCGGCCGCCGCTGTGCACCCCCGCCGGGGAGTACTGGGTCGTGGTCAAGGCGGTCTGCCAGGGCAGGATCGCGTACGGTCCGGCCATTGCCGTCCACGTCAGCGAGGGATGA
- a CDS encoding LacI family DNA-binding transcriptional regulator: MARRPTIKDIARQAGVSESAVSFALNNRPGVSQDTRARIRRVAEELGWQPNSAARALSGELSGAVGLVLARPAHTLGVESFFLQLVSGIQEVLAAGRIALLFQVVEDLDAECAVYRRWWAERRVDGVVVVDPRTDDPRPALLEQLALPAVTVGETGPASASPASASPDPASPDPASPDPASPDPAAPAALSAVRADDAGAMAEVLDHLYGLGHRRIAHVAGLPGLAHTDRRIASLRAEAERLGLGPGQVRSVTTDYSDAEGAEATRRILAEPQPPTAIVYDNDVMAVAGVAVASELGIPVPGGLSVVAWDDSALCRVTRPRLTALVRDTAGFGRLAAEELLALLAGGPPRSRESERPRLEPRESTAPPTAAY; encoded by the coding sequence ATGGCCCGCAGACCCACCATCAAGGACATCGCCCGCCAGGCCGGGGTGTCGGAGAGCGCCGTCTCCTTCGCGCTCAACAACCGGCCCGGAGTCTCCCAGGACACCCGCGCCCGCATCCGGAGGGTCGCCGAGGAGCTCGGCTGGCAGCCCAACAGCGCCGCCCGCGCCCTCTCCGGCGAACTGTCCGGAGCCGTCGGCCTGGTCCTCGCCCGGCCCGCGCACACCCTCGGCGTCGAGTCCTTCTTCCTCCAGCTGGTCTCCGGGATCCAGGAGGTGCTGGCCGCCGGCCGGATCGCCCTGCTCTTCCAGGTGGTCGAGGACCTCGACGCCGAATGCGCCGTCTACCGCCGCTGGTGGGCCGAGCGGCGCGTGGACGGGGTCGTCGTCGTGGACCCGAGGACCGACGACCCGCGCCCCGCCCTGCTCGAGCAGCTCGCCCTGCCGGCCGTCACGGTGGGGGAGACGGGACCGGCCTCCGCCTCTCCGGCCTCCGCCTCTCCGGACCCCGCCTCTCCGGACCCTGCCTCTCCCGACCCCGCCTCTCCCGACCCCGCTGCGCCCGCCGCCCTGTCCGCCGTCCGGGCCGACGACGCCGGCGCCATGGCAGAGGTGCTCGACCACCTGTACGGGCTCGGCCACCGCCGGATCGCGCACGTCGCCGGACTGCCCGGACTCGCCCACACCGACCGCCGGATCGCCTCGCTGCGCGCCGAGGCCGAGCGGCTGGGCCTCGGCCCCGGACAGGTGCGCTCGGTCACCACCGACTACTCCGACGCCGAGGGGGCGGAGGCCACCCGGCGGATCCTCGCCGAGCCGCAGCCGCCGACCGCGATCGTCTACGACAACGACGTGATGGCGGTGGCCGGCGTGGCCGTCGCCTCCGAGCTGGGCATCCCGGTCCCGGGCGGGCTCTCCGTCGTCGCCTGGGACGACTCCGCGCTCTGCCGGGTCACCCGCCCCCGGCTCACCGCCCTGGTCCGCGATACCGCCGGCTTCGGCCGGCTCGCCGCCGAAGAGCTCCTCGCCCTCCTCGCGGGGGGCCCGCCGAGGTCCCGCGAGAGCGAGCGGCCCAGGCTGGAGCCCCGCGAGAGTACGGCGCCACCGACGGCCGCATACTGA